TAGTGCGTCCACCACCCACCACCGATAGTCACCTCGCCTAGCGATAACCGAGTACGCGCAGCAGCAGCGGCCCGCCGGGTAGGATTTCGGCCAGCGCGCGCAGGGAGCTGGCGAAGGCAAGCCGCAGTATGGCCACATAGGTGACGCCAAGCACCGTTCCGGCAAGAGCCAGACTCAGGAGCGGGTGCAGTGTCATGATCCAAGGCCGAAGGAACGCCACCGCAAGCGCTGCGCCTGCGGCCGCCACGGCGGGGGGGATAAGCCCACCGGCAACACCGCTCCAGGTCATCGCGCGGGTCCGCACCATCGCCACGCAGACCAGCCCAAGCATTGCCGCGCCAAGCAAACTCGTTGCCATGAAATAATACTTTGGCCCGGATGGGATGGTCAGCCATGCCAGCAGGATGGCCAGCACGCTGGTCGCGATATCGATAGCCAGCACCAGCTTGCGGCTCTCGTTTGCCAGCATCAGCGTGGTACACATCTGTACGCAGCCAAAGGCGCCGATAGAAAGGCCGGCCCAAGGCAGCAATTCAATCACCGGTAGCCATTGCTCACCGTAGAGAACCAACACAATCTCGCGCGGCATAGTCCACAGGAACAGTGCGGCAGGCACCATGCTCCAAGTTACGCCGCGCATGAGCAAACCGGCAAGCCGCTGGAAACGCGGTGTTTGCTGTTCGGCCCGGGTGATGATAGGATAGAGCGCGGCGATGGCCAGTCCGCCGAATTGCCCGACCAACATGATCCCGAGCCCCGACGCACGCGTGTAAATGCCAAGTGTCGCCAAGCTGAATACCGCGCTGATCAAGGCTTGCTCGGTAAAGGTACGGCCTTGCCCGGCTGCAGCCGAGAACATCCGCTGATAGCCAAAGCTGAGGGCATTGGCATAGTACTGGTGATCATAGGACCATTGAGGTCGGAACCCGCCGCGCCAGAACAGGTCGATGGCCATCGGCAAACCGAAGATCACTGCTGGGGCCACCAGCGCCCAGTATCCCGCGCCCAGCCATGCCAGCAGCAGGGCCGCCAGCAACCCGCCGACCGCACCGCTGAAGAGCAGCCCGCGCAGCTTTAACCATTCGTGGTTCACCTCCAGCATTCGCTGACGCAGCGACGCCGGCACGCCGATCACGAAGTTCAAGGTCAGCACCGCGAGCGGCGCTGCGATGGCTTCGTATTTGGGGGATTGGGCAAGGGCAAAGCAAACGGCTAAAGTGATCGTGACGATGACGGCGTTGATCACTACGCCTGCGGTCCAGTGGCTCTGCCAATCGATTGTGGCCGGATCGCGCGCCTGCAGTGCGTGCTGCACGAAGATTGCGAAACTGGCGACCGTCAGCCCGTTGAGGATCGCCTGTGCCAGTGACACGGTGCCATAATCTGCGGGCGTGAGCAGGCGCACCAGCACCAGCATGGCACCGAACTGGACGGCCTGGTTCAGAAACTGGAAGCCCGCCCCCCAGACGATGGACTGACGTGCCGAATGACCCAGTTCGCCTTTCTGCGCCATCTGCGGTTGCCCCTGCCTTCGCGTCGCGTTCGGCCCACGATGTCCGACGAAGGCCGCGCGCTAGCGGGCTTGACGGGCAAGGCCAAGGGCAATCTCGCGCATTGTGTTTTGTGCGAAGGGCCCACACAGTCTGGCGAGGCAGCAACAGGATGGCCCAGCAATGTCGATACTCGAAGGTCGCGTCGTCGTGATCACGGGGGCCAGTTCGGGCATCGGCGAGGCGTGCGCCCTCGCCTTTGCCGCCAAAGGTGCCAAAGTCGTATTGGCGGCACGGAGGCAGGAACGGCTGGCGGCGCTTGCGTCCCGGATCGAGGCAGCGGGCGGGGATGCGCTGGCGGTGGTGACAGACGTGACGCGGGAGGACGATGTCAGCGCGTTGTTCGCCGGGACGTTACGGCGATTTGGCGCAATCGACGTGCTGATCAACAACGCCGGCATTGCCATTTCCACGCCGGTTGACGAGATGACGCTGGCGACCTGGCGTGCAGTGATCGACACCAACCTTACCAGCGCCTTCCTGTGCAGCCGCGAGGCCTTTCGCGCGATGAAGGCCCGGGGCCGCGGGCGGATCGTGAACGTCGGCTCGATCTCGGCCCGCGTGCCGCGCGACCATAGCCCGGCCTATGCCGCCAGCAAGTTCGGACTCGACGGGCTGACCCGCTCGCTGGCGATAGACGGCCGGCCGCACCGCATCGCCGCCTCGATCTTCCACCCCGGCATTGTCGCGACCGAAATCGCACCTGGCGCGATCACCCTCGACGCGGAAGTCGCTGCCAGTCCCGAGGACATGGCCGACGTCATCGTGCACATGTGCGACATTCCCGACCATCTCAATTTCTACGAAGGCATGGTGATGCAGATAGACCTCCCGTTCCTTGGTCGCGGCTGAGCGGATGCGAGAACGATCACCATGCGAAAGGACAGAAGCGTGACAGTGCGGCAATGGCTGCCTTTGCGAAAGGCCGCACGATGGCTGGGGTTTGTGCCGGCCCTCGTGCTCGCCGTGTCAGCGGCAAACGCGCAGTCGACCGAGGAGCGCAATTCGGCACAGGAGTGGGCGCGGCTGGAAGCGCAGGATCTGCGGCTCGCGGAAATCGCCGAGCGGCTGGCACTCGCCAACGCGCCGCTTTGCACAACGCTGATGCCTTTGACGGGGATGATCCTGCATAGTGCCGACCAGTACGGATCGACCTCGGCACGCGAGCGGTTCGTCAACGGCCCCCTCGCCATTGCCAGCCTGCTGCCTGATTCACCCGCCGCCAATGCCGGCCTTCGGCGCGATGACGCTTTCGTGGCGATCGATGGACAGCGCGTGGAAGACATCGTGCCGGCGGCGAATGCACGGCTGCGAGAGGCAGCCTTCTACCGCATGGCGGATCGCCCGACCGGCACCCCCCTCGCCCTCACCGTGATGCGCGACGGCACAGAAAGGGTCGTCGAGCTCGACGCGCCGCAAGGCTGCCGCTCGCTGGTAGAGGTGCTGCTGGGAGAGGGGCCGATGGCGCGATCGGACGGACGGGTGATCCAGGTGCAATTCGATAGCGTCGCGGCCTTGACGGACAGTCACCTCGCCATCGTGGTGGCGCACGAACTCGCGCACACCATCCTGGAGCATCGGCGGCGCAAGGAAGAAGCGGGGATCGACAATGGCCTGTTCGCAGAGCTCGGTCGCAACCAGCGCGCCAATCGGGAGGCGGAGATCGAGGCTGACCGGTTGTCAGTCCACCTGCTGGCCAATGCCGGCTACGACCCGGCGATCGTGCCCGATTTCTGGCGCAACGCCGCTGCCTACGGAATGCCGGGCGCAACCCTGCCCAGCTTCATCTACCCATCGAATGAGGGCCGCGCGGCACTCGTCGAGCGGGAGATCGCGCTGTATCTTGCGTTGCGGCGCGGGCCCACTTGGCCGGGTCATTTGCTCGCCCGGAGGGACAGCAGCTTTGCGCGCGACTAGCGCCCGTCGCTCTCGGGAGCTTCGGTGATGTCGACGATATGGCGATCGAAATAAGTCAGCGGCTTGGCATCGTGCCGGTGGCTTGCGGCAATTAATTCTCCGACGAAAATCGTGTGCGTGCCGAAGGCGTGGCGATCGGCGACCGAGCAGACCAGGCTCGACTGCGCGCTTCGCAGCACCGGAACGCCGTGTTCGTCCGCCCAGTCGCCCACCGCGAACCGGCCTTCGACCCCGGCCCGCATGAACCGCTCCGCCACGTCGCGGTTGGCAAGGCCGAGAATATTGACGCAAAACCGCTCTGCCTCGGCCAGCGGATCATGCAGGGATGCTTCGCGGTTGATACAGGCCAGCAGCGATGGCGGATCGAAGCTGAGCGATGCGACGGAGGTCGCCAAAATCCCGAACCTTTCTCCGCGATGGGTAGTGGTGACAGCGTAGACAGTGGCCGCGACATGGCGCATCGCCTCGCGAAATGCGAAGCCGATTGCGTCGGGTGTATTGATGTCGGCGGCCATGCTCTCCTGCCCTTAAATGGTGAAGCGCGCAGTTTCAAAGGGCTTTCATGGGGGCGACGTTCGCCTAGAATGTGGTTTGTTGGATTGCTATCACATTTTGATGTGATATGCCTGCCTTCATGAGTGACATCATCGCCAAAGTCCGTCACATCGTCGACGAGGGAATCATGACCCGCGCCGGGCTCGCCCGCGCCGCCGGTCTTCATGCCAACACCCTGCGCGATTGCAGCGAAGATGCCTGGAATCCGACGACCGAGACGCTGGGCAAGCTCGATCGTTTCCTCTCCGCGAACGACGACACGCCTGTTCTGGTCGGCATCGAGGAGATTATCGAGGAGGCCCGCAACGGGCGGATGTATATCCTGGTCGACGACGAGGATCGCGAGAACGAGGGCGACCTGATCATCCCCGCCCAGATGGCAACCCCCAACGCTATCAACTTCATGGCAACGCATGGCCGTGGCCTGATCTGTCTATCGCTGGGCAGCCGCCGCGCCCGTGAACTTGGACTTCAAATGATGGCGGCGCGAAACCGCACCCGGCATGAGACCGCGTTCACTGTTGCCATCGAGGCCCGCGAAGGGGTCACCACCGGCATCAGCGCCGCCGACCGCGCGCGCACCGTTTCGGTTGCGATCGATTCGAGCAAGGGCCCGGACGACATCGTCACCCCCGGCCACGTCTTTCCCCTCGTCGCCCGCGACGGCGGCGTGCTGGTGCGCGCGGGCCATACCGAAGCTGCAGTCGACATCAGCCGGCTTGCCGGGCTCAATCCCGCAGGCGTGATATGCGAGATCATGAACGAGGACGGCACGATGGCCCGTCTCGACGACCTGATCGGTTTCGCCCGCCGGCATGACCTGAAGATTGGCACCATCCGCGATCTGATCGCCTACCGGATGCGCCACGACCATCTCGTCATCCGTGCCAGCGAAGGCGATTTCCGCTCTGACTACGGCGGAGACTGGCGGGCGATCACCTATCGCAACACCGTCGACGGCTCGACCAACCTGGTGCTGCAGAAGGGTAAGGTCGTCCCCGGCGAGCCGGTGTTGACGCGAATGCATGCCATCAGCGTGTTCGACGACGTGCTCGGCCGTCCGGGCGAAAAGAAGCGCGCGCTGCAACGCGCGATGACAGCCATCGGCGAGGCGGGCAACGGATTGATCGTGGTGCTCATGCCCAACCGCCCGCAATCGCTGGAAGACGAGGTCGCCGGCCTCTCCCTCAACAGCGGCGAGCTGCGCGAATACGGCATCGGCGCGCAGATCCTGGCAGACCTCGGCGTCAGCGAAATGATCCTGCTGACCAATTCGAAACACAACGTGGTCGGGCTCGAAGGTTATGGCATAACCGTCGTCGAAGAACGCGCTATCCCGGAGTAATCATGGCCCATTTCCTCATCGTCGAAGCCCGTTTCTACGCCCATCTGAACGACATGCTGGTCGCCGGCGCCCGCGCCGCGCTGGAAGATGCCGGCCACACCTGCGAGATCGTGACAGTTCCCGGCGCGCTGGAGGTGCCTGGCACCATCGCTCTGGCGGCGGATGCCGGACGTTTTGACAGCTTTGTCGCCATCGGCGTCGTCATTCGCGGGGAAACCTATCATTTCGAGATCGTCGCAGGCGAAAGTGCGCGCGCCATCATGGCGCTCACGATGGACGGCATCGCCATCGGCAATGGCATCCTGACGACGGAGAACGAGGCGCAGGCGCTGGTCCGCGCCGATCCTGCGCAGAAGAACAAGGGCGGCGAGGCAGCGCAGGCGGCCATGCGCTTGATGGAACTGCAGGAGGCCTATCGTGTCTGAGCATACCTTCATCGCCGGTATCCCGCTGGTTCTCGGCGGCAACGTGTTCGGCTGGACGGCGCACGGCGATGAAGGGCTCGCCGTGCTCGACGCCTTTTACGAAGCCGGCGGACGTATGATCGACACCGCCGACGTCTATTCCGCCTGGGTCGATGGCCACGCAGGGGGCGAAAGCGAAGCCTTCATCGGCAACTGGCTTGCCTCGCGTGGCGTTCGCGACGAGATGAAAATCCACACCAAGACCGGGATGCTGAGCAAGACGAAGCCGAGCGATCCCGGCTCCATGGGTGATGCGTCGCTTTACGAACCTGCGGCAGTGAACGCGCATCTCCAAGCTTCGCTGGAGCGGCTGCGGACCGACTATATCGATCTCTACTACGCGCATCGCGATTTCGCGGTGTTGGACGTGGCGCAGATTGCCGAGGTGTTCGCGCAAACCGTGAAGAGCGGCCATGCGCGTGCCATCGGCGCATCGAATTTCCAAGCCGATCGGCTGGGCGCTGCCCTCACCCATGCAGACAACAATGGCCTCGCGCCCTTCGACGCGCTGCAAAACCACTACAATCTGGTCGCCCGCGATGATTATGGCCCTGCCCTGCAACAGATGTGTGTGGAGCGGGGCATCGCCATGCTGCCGTTCTTCGGCCTGGCTGCGGGATACCTGACCGGCAAGTATCGCCGGCCGGAGGATTTCGAGCAAGGCCAGCGCGGCTATCGCACGAAGGACTATGTCGAAAGCGGTCCGCCGGTGCTTGCCGTGTTGGACGAGATCGCCGCCGAAACCGGTGCCAGCCTTCCCGCCATCGCGCTCGCCTGGCTGGTCCGCCAGCCCGGCATCCCCGCCCCCATCGCCAGCGCCCGCAATGTCGATCAGTTGCGCGAGACGCTGGCGTTCACCCGGCTTGACCTGTCCGAAGACCAGCTCGAGCGCCTGACCCGGTCGCTGGACTGACTCAGCGGGCGAGACGTCCGAAGCAAGTCTTGCCGGCGTAGCGCGCGCTGTCGCCCAGCTCTTCCTCGATGCGGATCAACTGGTTGTATTTGGCCAGCCGGTCCGAACGGGCAAGTGACCCGGTCTTGATCTGCCCGCAGTTGGTGGCGACGGCGAGATCGGCGATGGTGGCGTCCTCTGTCTCGCCGCTGCGGTGGCTCATTACGCTGGTGTAACCGGCTCGGTGGGCGACATCGACGGCCTCCAGCGTTTCGGTCAGCGTGCCGATCTGGTTGACCTTTACCAGCAGCGAATTGGCCAGGCCTTGGGCGATGCCCATTCGCAGGCGTTCGGGGTTGGTCACGAAAAGGTCGTCACCGACAAGCTGCACCCGGTCCCCGATCCTGTCGGTCAGCGCTTTCCAGCCTTCGAAATCGTCCTCGCTCATGCCGTCCTCGATCGAGCGGATCGGATAGTCGTCACACAGCTTTGCCAGATAATCGGCCATCTCCGTCGGCGCGAGCGAGAGACCCTCGCCCGAAATTTCGTAACGGCCAGCGCGGAAGAACTCGGTCGCGGCGCAATCGAGAGCCAGCACGACATCCTCACCGGGCTTGAACCCTGCCTTCTCGACGCTCGCCATGATGAAATCGAGCGCGGCGCGGGTGCTGGCGATGTCGGGCGCGAAACCGCCTTCGTCACCCACTGCGGTGGCGAGGCCCTTATCATGCAGGGCACCTTTCAGCGTGTGGAAGATCTCGGAACCCCAGCGAACCGCTTCGGCCAGGGTAGGCGCGCCGACCGGCATGACCATGAATTCCTGCACGTCGATGGGGTTGTGAGCGTGCTCTCCCCCGTTGATGATGTTCATCATCGGGACCGGCAGCATGTGCGCCCCCACGCCGCCGATGTAGGAGTAAAGCGGCAGGCCGCGGGCATCGGCCGCCGCCTTGGCCACCGCCATGCTGACGCCCAGGATGGCATTGGCACCGAGGCGGCCCTTGTTGCCGGTGCCGTCCGCCTCGATCATGGCCAGATCGACATCGCGCTGATCCTCGGCATCGACACCGAGCAACAGATCGGCGATCTCGCCGTTGACGGCATCCACCGCCTTGGTCACCCCCTTGCCCAGATAACGGCTCTTGTCGCCGTCGCGCAGCTCGACCGCTTCGTGGGCACCGGTCGAGGCACCGGAGGGGACGGCAGCACGGCCGAAACTGCCATCCTCCAGCAGAACGTCGACCTCGACGGTGGGATTGCCCCTTGAATCGAGGATCTCGCGGCCATGAATATCGAGGATGGCGGTCATCAGAAAGGCTCCGGCAAATGGGGTGTGGCACTGCGGTTTCGCGGGCCTCCTATCTGCCGGAACCATGCTCTGCAACACGCGTTGATTTCCTGAACGCGGGTGTATTATCCAAGTAATACATCTCAAAGGATATAGCCGGGATACTCTTCCGGACGAGGCGAAAGGAAATTATCATGGTCGACACGACACCTACCACCACTCCGCTGACCCCCACCACCGGGGCTACGACCGGTTCGGGTTCCACCACCAGCAGTCTGGGTGCAAGCGCCACCACCGGAACCGTTACCCCGCCGATGAGCACGAGCGAAACCACGCCTGCCACCTCGGCCAACACCAGTGAGGCAAAGTCGCGGTTCAGCGCCGCACTCGACGAGGCGAAAGCCGGAGCAGCCGCGCTCGGCGACGAAGCGAAGCTGCGCGCTGGCCAGTATCGTGACGATGCCCGCAGCAAGGGTGAAACCTGGAGCTCCGACGCCAAGGTCAAGAGCCGTGAACTGGCGCAGGATGGCAAGACCAAGGCCAGCGAGGCTCTGTCCGGGCTTTCGCGCGTGATCGACGAGAACGCCGCCACGCTCGATGAAAAACTGGGTGCGAAGTACGGTGACTACGCCCGTTCGGCCTCGCGCAGCCTGCAGGAAAACGCTCGCCGTCTGGATGAGCGCAGCCTGGAGGAACTGACGGAAGACGGCCGTACCGCCATCCGTAACAGCCCGGTCGCAGCGGTCGGCATTGCAGCCGTGGTCGGCTTCTTCTTCGCTCGCATGTTTCGTTGATATCCGTGACGTTACGGGAGGACGAGAGCACTGCCATGCCGACCGGTGAAGAGGGCTATGCAGGCGCCTCGTTCCCCAGTTCTGCGGATGAGGCATACCAACCCACGGACGAGCCTGGCTCGTCCGTGGGGAAGCGCTCGTTGCTGGAAGATTTCGAAGCCCTGTTTTCCGATGCGCGCGTCTACTATCACGCGGAACTGGCGTTTCAGAAAACCCGCGCCGCGTTCTTGGCCGACTCTCTCAAGCGCACCATCATCTTCGCGACCGCCGGCGCATTCTTCGGCATGTTGGCCACCATTGGTCTCGCGGTCGGGTTGATCATCGCGCTCACTCCGATCGTTGGTGCGTGGGTGGCGACGGCACTGGTGGTGAGCCTGATCCTGATCCTGGGCGGCTGGTGCCTGTGGAAGGCGACAGCATCGTGGCGGACGATGATGCACGCTATTCGCGACGACGACCACAAGGAGGCGAACCATCATGGCTAAAATGCTACGCGCCTTCCACGAAGATCGTGCCATGCGCGATGCGGCGAAGAGCCTTGTGACCAACGACTGGCGCAATATCACCGGCAGCTATGCTCAACGTGGACTGGGCGAGAGGTTGAAGGACCGCCTCAGCGAAGGCGCAAGCGACCTTGCTGACGACACCAGTGAATTCGCGCAGGAAAACCCTGGTGTGATTGAGACTGGCTTTGCGCTTACCTTGGCTGCTGCCGTCGGCTGGCTTTTCCGCGAGGAAATCGCCGAGAGCCTGCAGGAGCTATGGGACCGCGATTGGTTCTGATCGCGCCTGAAACACCCCCTCCGCATACGACAACTTATTCCATTCCGGAGAATTACCATGAACGACCCGAAGCGCGAAGAAATCAAGGCCCGCATTGCCGCCGCTCAGGAACGTGAGGCCGCGCAGGCGGAACGCTCGTTCACCGAGCGCGCGGGCGATACGGCGTCCGAGGCGACCGAAAAGTTCGCTGCCTTTGTAAAGGAACGTCCGCTGACGGCTGCTGCTGGCGGTATCGTGCTCGGTATCCTGGTCGCCAGCCTGTTCAAGACACCGCGCCGGGCTGCCGCGCGCGGAGGTGCAAAGGCGATCGGTCTGGCTGCCGTCGGTGCCGAGATTGCCAGCGCCTTTGCCGCCAACCTTCTCGACGATGCGGAAGACATCGGCAAATCCGGTGCGCGCCGCGCCGGCAATCTTGGCGAGAGCCTGAGTGACCGCGCACGTTCGCTGGGACGCAGCGCCAGCAATTCGCTGCACGATACCGCCGACGCCGCGCGTAGCGCCCGGCGCGAGACCGGCAATGCCCTCGCCCGCGCCATCGGTCGCCGCTGAACGAATTTACCTCGGGATTATCCGCTTGCGCGCCCCGTCGGCATTGCCGATAGGGCGCGCAACGCGTTTCAAGCTACAAGGAAACTTCGATGGTCGATGCCAAGCCCCAGCTTCTCCACCTCGTTATGGGTGGCCGGGTTACCGATCCGCAGAAGGTCGAGTTTCAGGATCTGAAAGACATCCACACCGTCGGCTATTTTGCCGATTACACCAGTGCCGAGGAAGCCTGGCGCAGCTGGGCCCAACGCACGGTCGACGATGCCGAGATGAAATACGTCATCGTTCATCTCCACCGTCTGCTCGAACCCGAATTGCCAGCGCAGCACAGCTAGGAGCTACAGGGTCTCTCACGGACAGCTGACGGCATCTTGGGCCGCATCCATAGCGCCTAGATGAACTCGATCTTTTCGATCAGGTAGAACTTGTCGCCGCTGGGCACGGTCACTTCGACCTCTTCGCCTACGCTCTTGCCGATGAGGCCACGCGCCAGGGGGCTTTCGTAACTGATGCGCCCGACCTTGGCATCGCTCTCGGCCTGGCCGACGATCTGAAACTTCAGCGCCTTGTCGTCTTCATCGATGACGGTGACGGTCGCCCCGAACACGACCTTGTCGCCGGAAAGACTGGCGGGATCGATGATCTGCGCACGGCTGGTCTTGTCCTCCAGATCGGCGATCTGCGCCTCGACCTGACCCTGGCGTTCCTTGGCCGCGTGATACTCGGCGTTCTCCGACAGGTCGCCGTGCGCGCGCGCCTCTTCGATCGCGTCGACGATCTTCGGGCGCTCGGCCCGCAATGCCTTGAGATCCGCGGTCAGCATCTCGTAGCCTTCCGCCAGCATCGGCACTTTCTGCATCGCTTGTCCTGTCTTTCCCGGGTCTCCCGCCAAAACCATCTCTGCCGCCGGTTCGGCGGATGAACGGATCGGAATTTGGCGGGGGAATGGTTTTTGTTCTCAGCTATAATAGTCCTGCAGGCTCCGAACTGCAAGATCGTCCGCCGAAACAGAGACTATGGCCTGTGCCGCCGCCGCCGATGCCGCCGCCGTGGTGTAGTACGGCACTTTCATCTGCAGCGATGATGCGCGGATGCCTTCGCTATCCTTGTGGCTCTGCCAGCCTTCGGTGGTGTTGAACACCAGCGCCACCTCGCCATCGGAGATCTTGTCGACGATGTGCGGGCGCCCCTCGGCCACCTTGTTCACCCGTTCGACGTCGACCCCGTGTTCGGCAAGAAAATCGCGCGTGCCGCCGGTAGCGATGACGTGGAAGCCGTGATTCACCAACAGGCGCACGGGCGCCACGATGCTTGCCTTGTCGCTGTCCTTCACGCTGACGAACATCGTCCCGCCGGTCGGCAAACGGGTGCCTTCCCCCATCTGCGCCTTGGCATAAGCGGTGGGGAAATCGCGGTCGATCCCCATGACCTCGCCAGTGGACTTCATCTCGGGCGAGAGGACGGGGTCGGAGCCCGGGAAGCGCGCGAAGGGGAAGACGGCTTCCTTGACCGCGACATAGTCGAACTCGCGCTTGATCGGCGGCAAGTCGGCCAGCTTCTCGCCCGCCATGATGCGCGCTGCCATCGCGGCGACGGGTTGGCCGATGGCCTTGGCGACGAAGGGCACGGTGCGGCTGGCGCGCGGGTTCACCTCGATGAGATAGACCTCCCCGTCCTTTACCGCGAACTGCACGTTCATCAGCCCCACAACGCCCAGCGCGCGGGCAAGCGCATCGGACTGCAACTCCATTTCGGCAACGATGTCCGCCGGCAGCGAATAGGGCGGCAGCGAGCAGGCGCTGTCGCCCGAATGGACGCCGGCTTCCTCGATGTGCTGCATCACGCCGGCAACCACCACGTCCGTCCCGTCGCATAATACGTCGACGTCGCATTCGATGGCATCGCGCAGGTACTCGTCGACCAGCACCGGGCTGTCGCCGGAGACTTCCACCGCCGTGGCGATGTAGTTTTCGAGCTGCGCATCGCTGTCGACGATCTCCATCGCCCGGCCGCCGAGCACGTAGCTGGGCCGCAGCAGCACCGGGTATCCGATGTAATGCGCCCGGGCGAGCGCCTCCTCGCGGCTGTAGGCGATGCCGTTCATGGGCTGCTTCAGCTTCAGCTTGTTGACCAGCTTGGCGAACCGCTCGCGGTCCTCGGCAAGGTCGATGGCATCGGGGCTGGTGCCCAGGATGGGGATGCCCGCCGCCTCCAGCGCGCTCGCCAGTTTCAACGGCGTCTGCCCGCCGAACTGCACGATCACGCCCTTCAGCGTCCCGCGGCTGTGCTCGACGCGCAGGATTTCCAGCACGTCCTCCGCAGTCAGCGGTTCGAAATAGAGGCGTTCGGACGTGTCGTAGTCGGTGCTCACCGTCTCCGGATTGCAGTTGACCATGATCGTTTCGTAACCCGCCTCGCTCAACGCGTAGCAGGCGTGGACGCAGCAATAGTCGAACTCGATGCCTTGGCCGATGCGGTTGGGACCGCCGCCCAGGATCACGATCTTCTCGCGGTCGCTCGGCCAGGCCTCGTTCTCCGCCTCGCCGAAGCTGGGCGCTTCGTAGGTGGAGTACATATAAGGCGTCACCGCCTCGAACTCGGCGGCGCAACTGTCGATGCGCTTGTAGACGGGCAGCACGCCCAGCTTCTGGCGCAGCTTGCGGACCTCGTCCTCGCTGGTGGCGCCGGCCATGGCGCGAAGCGCATCGTGCAGCAGGCCGCTGCGGCGCGCCTGCGTTTCCCCCAGCCCGCCGGCTACGCCCACGCTGCGCACCGCCAGGGTGGCGAGCCGACGGTCGGAAAAGCCCATCGCCTTCAGGCGGCGCAATTCCTCCGCGGTATTGGGCAGGCCGTGCTGACCGATCATGCCCTCTTCGTGGATGATCTCGCAGACCTGGCGCAGGAACCACTTGTCGTAGTGCGTGATCGCGTGGATTTCCTCCACGGTGAAGCCTTCGCGGAACGCCTGGCCCACGATCAGCAACCGCTCCGGCGTCGCCTTGCTGAGCGCGGCGGTGATGACGTCGCGGCTCGCGCCCTCAAGGTTCTGCACCCGGTTGAATCCGTCCAGCCCGGTTTCCAGCCCGCGCAGGGCCTTTTGCAGGCTCTCCTTGAAGTTGCGACCGATGGCCATGACCTCGCCCACGCTCTTCATCGCGGTGGAGAGCTGATTGTCGGCGCCCTTGAACTTCTCGAATGCGAAGCGGGGGATCTTGGTGACGACGTAGTCGATCGTCGGTTCGAAACTGGCGGGCGTGGCGCCGGTGATCTCGTTGGTGATTTCGTCCAGCGTGTAGCCAACGGCCAGCTTTGCGGCGACGCGGGCGATGGGGAAGCCGGTGGCCTTGCTCGCCAGCGCGCTGGAGCGCGAGACGCGCGGGTTCATCTCGATCACGATCAGCCGGCCATCCTTGGGATTGACCGCGAACTGTACGTTCGAACCCCCTGTTTCCACGCCGATTTCGCGCAGCACCGCGATGCTGGCGCTGCGCATGATCTGGTATTCCTTGTCGGTCAGCGTCAGCGCCGGGGCGACGGTGATGGAATCGCCGGTGTGGACGCCCATAGGATCGACGTTCTCGATGGAGCACACGATGATGGCGTTGTCCGCATGGTCGCGGACCACCTCCATCTCGAACTCCTTCCAGCCAAGCAGGCTTTCCTCGATCAGCACCTCGGTGGTGGGGCTGGCGTCGAGGCCGGACTTCACGATCGCTTCGAATTCAGCCCTGTTGTAGGCGATGCCGCCACCTGTGCC
This is a stretch of genomic DNA from Aurantiacibacter arachoides. It encodes these proteins:
- the carB gene encoding carbamoyl-phosphate synthase large subunit is translated as MPKRTDISSILVIGAGPIIIGQACEFDYSGTQAIKALREDGYRVILVNSNPATIMTDPDMADATYIEPITPDIVAKIIAKERPDALLPTMGGQTALNCALKLEEMGVLEQYGVEMIGAKADAIDKAENRQRFREAMDKIGLESARSGVAHSMAEAFAILERTGLPSIIRPSFTMGGTGGGIAYNRAEFEAIVKSGLDASPTTEVLIEESLLGWKEFEMEVVRDHADNAIIVCSIENVDPMGVHTGDSITVAPALTLTDKEYQIMRSASIAVLREIGVETGGSNVQFAVNPKDGRLIVIEMNPRVSRSSALASKATGFPIARVAAKLAVGYTLDEITNEITGATPASFEPTIDYVVTKIPRFAFEKFKGADNQLSTAMKSVGEVMAIGRNFKESLQKALRGLETGLDGFNRVQNLEGASRDVITAALSKATPERLLIVGQAFREGFTVEEIHAITHYDKWFLRQVCEIIHEEGMIGQHGLPNTAEELRRLKAMGFSDRRLATLAVRSVGVAGGLGETQARRSGLLHDALRAMAGATSEDEVRKLRQKLGVLPVYKRIDSCAAEFEAVTPYMYSTYEAPSFGEAENEAWPSDREKIVILGGGPNRIGQGIEFDYCCVHACYALSEAGYETIMVNCNPETVSTDYDTSERLYFEPLTAEDVLEILRVEHSRGTLKGVIVQFGGQTPLKLASALEAAGIPILGTSPDAIDLAEDRERFAKLVNKLKLKQPMNGIAYSREEALARAHYIGYPVLLRPSYVLGGRAMEIVDSDAQLENYIATAVEVSGDSPVLVDEYLRDAIECDVDVLCDGTDVVVAGVMQHIEEAGVHSGDSACSLPPYSLPADIVAEMELQSDALARALGVVGLMNVQFAVKDGEVYLIEVNPRASRTVPFVAKAIGQPVAAMAARIMAGEKLADLPPIKREFDYVAVKEAVFPFARFPGSDPVLSPEMKSTGEVMGIDRDFPTAYAKAQMGEGTRLPTGGTMFVSVKDSDKASIVAPVRLLVNHGFHVIATGGTRDFLAEHGVDVERVNKVAEGRPHIVDKISDGEVALVFNTTEGWQSHKDSEGIRASSLQMKVPYYTTAAASAAAAQAIVSVSADDLAVRSLQDYYS